One segment of Methanolinea mesophila DNA contains the following:
- the rpiA gene encoding ribose-5-phosphate isomerase RpiA, producing the protein MKNQGNGGGKQAAGIRAAGMVEDGSAIGLGTGSTVLYAMEEISRRISEGMRVTGVPTSHQAAIRARAMGIPLATLDDFPVLDLAIDGADQVDPSLRLIKGRGAALTREKCVADAARRLVIVADEAKMVSCLDAVVPVEVIPFAVTPVSCAITALGGTPVVREGMKKDGPVITDNGNFIIDCAFGRIPEPARLESMIEALPGVLSCGIFSGYAGKTVVIVGGTGGCRILSP; encoded by the coding sequence ATGAAGAACCAGGGCAACGGGGGCGGAAAACAGGCGGCAGGGATTCGTGCCGCCGGGATGGTGGAGGACGGATCGGCCATTGGGCTTGGGACCGGTTCCACGGTCCTCTACGCCATGGAAGAGATCTCCAGGCGGATATCCGAGGGAATGCGGGTCACGGGGGTGCCTACCTCTCACCAGGCGGCGATTCGCGCCAGGGCGATGGGCATTCCCCTGGCAACCCTGGACGATTTTCCGGTGCTCGACCTTGCCATCGACGGGGCGGATCAGGTCGACCCGTCCCTCCGGTTGATCAAGGGGAGAGGAGCCGCCCTGACCCGGGAAAAATGCGTGGCGGATGCGGCCCGAAGGCTGGTGATCGTTGCAGATGAGGCAAAGATGGTCTCCTGCCTGGACGCAGTGGTCCCGGTGGAGGTTATCCCGTTTGCCGTGACCCCGGTATCCTGTGCGATAACCGCGCTCGGTGGCACCCCGGTGGTAAGGGAAGGGATGAAAAAAGACGGGCCGGTTATTACTGATAACGGGAATTTCATCATCGACTGCGCATTCGGCCGGATACCGGAACCTGCACGGCTGGAATCCATGATCGAGGCACTTCCCGGAGTCCTTTCCTGCGGTATCTTCTCAGGGTATGCCGGAAAAACGGTGGTAATTGTTGGCGGAACGGGAGGATGCCGGATCCTCTCCCCGTGA
- a CDS encoding ATP-grasp domain-containing protein — MKALLAEYAMFHDPLLAPEGKAMYGVIAGSLERCGYRVTSPEDGDFAEEIRRLAPGCDIGLVIAPDHLLAKYTAVMERLTHNIGCGSMNVAVCANKRQTGDILARHGIAVPPGDGPGKKVIKPLAGCGSIGVRVSGEVPGEGEFTQAYIEGEHLSVSLVGSRVVGNVCEFYSGDPPLVLAINRQEISIGPDGRFRYSGGETPVRGHPREREILDSAVRALQVLGCQGYCGIDIVLGDRAYVVDVNPRITTSITGIAACMEEEIADVLIAASKGTGPRCVHLTGSARFDDHGRVVRA; from the coding sequence ATGAAGGCCCTTCTCGCCGAGTACGCCATGTTCCACGACCCGCTCCTCGCACCGGAAGGAAAGGCGATGTACGGGGTGATCGCGGGGTCGCTGGAACGATGCGGCTACCGGGTCACGAGTCCCGAAGACGGAGATTTCGCAGAAGAAATCCGCAGGCTTGCCCCGGGATGCGACATCGGGCTGGTAATCGCCCCGGACCACCTGCTCGCAAAGTATACCGCGGTCATGGAGCGGCTGACCCACAACATCGGGTGCGGGAGCATGAACGTCGCCGTCTGTGCGAACAAACGCCAGACCGGCGATATCCTGGCCCGGCACGGGATTGCGGTCCCTCCCGGGGACGGACCGGGGAAGAAGGTCATCAAGCCGTTGGCGGGATGCGGGTCCATAGGGGTCCGGGTTTCGGGAGAGGTCCCGGGCGAGGGTGAGTTCACCCAGGCGTATATCGAAGGGGAGCACCTTTCCGTGAGCCTGGTGGGGAGCAGGGTAGTCGGGAATGTCTGCGAGTTCTACAGCGGGGACCCCCCGCTCGTGCTCGCGATCAACCGCCAGGAGATCTCGATCGGCCCTGACGGCAGGTTCAGGTACTCGGGGGGAGAGACTCCCGTCAGGGGGCACCCGCGGGAGCGCGAGATCCTGGACAGTGCCGTTCGAGCCCTCCAGGTGCTGGGATGCCAGGGATACTGCGGAATAGATATTGTGCTCGGGGACCGGGCATACGTCGTGGACGTGAACCCCAGGATCACTACCAGTATCACCGGAATTGCGGCCTGCATGGAAGAAGAGATCGCGGACGTCCTGATAGCGGCATCAAAGGGGACGGGTCCCAGGTGCGTGCATCTCACCGGGAGCGCCCGGTTCGACGACCACGGGAGGGTGGTGCGGGCATGA
- a CDS encoding MarR family transcriptional regulator — protein sequence MKAKSVLYFTQKEEEFANLLMKIGIKKNVARVLVYLAHAPEATSRDIERGTDLRQPEVSIAMASLIEQQWVESREKKAENKGRPVKIYRLSKPIDEIMDSIEREKRDEATKQMKLIQQLRSYL from the coding sequence GTGAAAGCAAAAAGTGTATTATATTTTACCCAGAAAGAGGAAGAGTTCGCCAATCTGCTGATGAAGATCGGGATTAAGAAGAACGTTGCCAGGGTTCTGGTCTATCTGGCCCATGCGCCCGAGGCAACCTCGCGGGATATCGAGCGGGGGACTGACCTCCGGCAGCCCGAAGTGAGCATCGCCATGGCATCTCTGATCGAGCAGCAATGGGTCGAGAGCAGGGAGAAGAAAGCCGAAAACAAGGGCCGTCCGGTAAAGATCTACCGTTTGTCAAAGCCGATCGATGAAATAATGGACAGCATCGAGCGTGAGAAACGCGACGAGGCCACAAAACAGATGAAACTTATCCAGCAGCTGCGGAGTTACCTTTAA
- a CDS encoding TATA-box-binding protein: MKVKPEDSLKIENIVASAKVTDYLDLPALASQIKDAEYNKKRFPGVVIRMQEPKIAALVFGSGKVVLTGAKSIESLSEGLEILGNLLRGLNIDIPQKLTYKIQNIVTSADLGSGINLNKIAVGFNLDRIEYEPEQFPGLVYRLETPKVVVLLFGSGKLIITGGKEPEDARKAVQKIVNDLKNLGLL; the protein is encoded by the coding sequence ATGAAGGTCAAGCCAGAGGATTCTCTGAAGATAGAAAATATCGTGGCCTCCGCAAAGGTGACCGATTACCTGGATCTTCCCGCGCTTGCATCGCAGATCAAGGACGCGGAATACAATAAAAAACGGTTCCCAGGGGTCGTGATCCGTATGCAGGAACCGAAGATCGCGGCATTGGTCTTTGGTTCGGGAAAAGTTGTCCTTACCGGGGCAAAGAGCATTGAAAGCCTCTCGGAGGGGCTCGAAATTCTCGGCAACCTGCTTCGGGGGCTGAATATCGATATCCCCCAGAAACTGACCTACAAGATTCAGAACATCGTCACATCGGCGGATCTCGGGTCGGGGATAAACCTGAACAAGATCGCGGTGGGGTTCAACCTGGACCGGATCGAGTACGAACCCGAACAGTTCCCTGGACTGGTCTACCGGCTTGAGACTCCCAAGGTCGTGGTCCTCCTGTTCGGATCAGGTAAACTTATCATTACCGGCGGCAAAGAACCTGAGGATGCAAGGAAGGCGGTTCAAAAGATCGTGAACGATCTCAAGAACCTCGGACTCCTCTAA
- the artA gene encoding archaeosortase A: MEEYLVLFSGIFFIAFLLPVRARKYFGMLGWTGMVLFLFAEIPYYFSINNFLYPLIAVLSVPFLAFTVKYLNRENLRVMQLTTAASVAFLIYAPFAFTPLGDWLISVVVGQVVWLLDAFGYPTSLYAWNTVIRNGFRVEIILACTGIQAIAIMLGVAAAVKTTLRQKVAAFLMVVPTIYILNLIRNTAVIIAYTEQWFPYFPEIAGNGEYGYESFFWAHNVFAELLALVLLVAIAYGLFRLIPELARFATELFALYLNEVRDFTGRKKTPPSPPSEKD; the protein is encoded by the coding sequence ATGGAAGAATACCTGGTCCTTTTCTCGGGCATATTTTTCATCGCATTTCTTCTCCCGGTAAGGGCCAGGAAGTACTTCGGGATGCTGGGGTGGACCGGCATGGTCCTCTTTCTCTTCGCGGAGATCCCCTACTATTTCTCCATCAATAACTTCCTCTATCCCCTTATCGCGGTCCTTTCGGTCCCGTTCCTTGCATTCACGGTGAAATACCTGAACCGGGAGAACCTGCGCGTCATGCAGCTCACCACGGCCGCCTCGGTTGCCTTCCTGATCTATGCCCCGTTCGCCTTTACCCCGCTTGGGGACTGGTTGATCTCGGTGGTGGTCGGGCAGGTGGTGTGGCTGCTCGATGCGTTCGGGTACCCCACATCACTGTACGCCTGGAACACGGTCATCCGGAACGGGTTCCGGGTTGAGATCATCCTTGCCTGTACCGGGATCCAGGCCATCGCCATCATGCTGGGGGTTGCCGCCGCGGTAAAGACCACGCTCCGCCAGAAAGTGGCCGCGTTCCTGATGGTCGTCCCCACCATCTATATCTTAAACCTCATCCGCAACACCGCGGTGATCATCGCCTATACGGAGCAGTGGTTCCCCTATTTCCCTGAGATCGCGGGCAATGGAGAATACGGGTACGAGAGCTTCTTCTGGGCCCACAATGTCTTTGCCGAGCTCCTCGCCCTGGTCCTCCTGGTTGCTATCGCGTACGGGCTGTTCCGGCTTATCCCGGAACTCGCCCGGTTCGCCACCGAGCTTTTCGCCCTGTATCTCAACGAGGTACGAGACTTCACCGGCCGGAAGAAGACGCCACCATCTCCTCCCTCGGAAAAGGACTGA
- the pth2 gene encoding peptidyl-tRNA hydrolase Pth2 — MAEEPVFEWKQCIILRSDIRMSCGKSCAQAAHAAIIAYERCDQKLRKRWFAEGQKKVVLKVSGERALFELKVIAEQAGISTGLVQDAGLTEIAPGTITALGLGPARSEDLDRITGDLSLL; from the coding sequence ATGGCTGAAGAACCCGTATTTGAATGGAAACAGTGCATCATCCTCCGGTCGGACATCAGGATGAGCTGCGGCAAGTCCTGCGCCCAGGCCGCCCATGCCGCCATCATCGCTTACGAGCGATGCGACCAGAAGCTCCGGAAGCGGTGGTTCGCCGAGGGCCAGAAGAAGGTAGTGCTCAAGGTCTCCGGAGAGCGGGCGCTCTTCGAGTTGAAGGTGATCGCGGAACAGGCAGGGATCTCCACAGGGCTCGTGCAGGATGCGGGACTGACCGAGATCGCGCCCGGGACCATCACCGCACTCGGCCTCGGCCCGGCAAGGAGCGAGGACCTGGACAGGATCACCGGGGACCTCTCCCTGCTATGA
- a CDS encoding hydantoinase/oxoprolinase family protein, with amino-acid sequence MIGIDVGGANLKIADENGVILHYCPLWQEAPLKELLLGHRDASAGKAAVVMSGELADCFPNKKEGISFIVDQVREAFPDALFYGTDGKFHDRAAASLAAANWLASADHLRTRYPRGLLVDMGSTTIDVVPLSGFETLKGLTDLDRLQKGYLIYHGLLRTPVATLVGQVRLNNIPTPVSTEFFAQSADAHIVLGHISSEEYTCDTPDRKERDVLSASRRLARVVCADLDEIGMDGAYQVALSFWEEQKRRIREGILAAGGDPENGESTPVLYAGIGSRLLLRQWGGIDLAGVIGSYADALPAYAVREVALRDRIF; translated from the coding sequence ATGATCGGGATCGACGTGGGTGGGGCGAATCTCAAAATCGCGGACGAAAATGGGGTCATACTTCACTACTGCCCGCTCTGGCAGGAAGCACCCTTAAAAGAGCTCCTTCTCGGGCACAGGGATGCCTCTGCAGGAAAGGCCGCGGTAGTAATGAGCGGGGAGCTCGCGGACTGCTTCCCGAATAAAAAGGAGGGAATCTCTTTCATCGTCGACCAGGTCCGCGAAGCATTCCCGGACGCCCTCTTTTACGGGACCGACGGAAAATTCCACGACCGGGCCGCGGCATCCCTCGCGGCAGCGAACTGGCTGGCCTCAGCCGATCACCTCCGGACCCGCTACCCCCGGGGCCTGCTGGTGGATATGGGGAGCACCACCATCGACGTTGTCCCGCTTTCCGGATTCGAAACACTCAAAGGGCTCACCGACCTCGACCGCCTTCAGAAGGGGTACCTTATCTATCACGGGCTGCTCCGCACTCCCGTGGCAACCCTTGTCGGGCAGGTTCGGTTGAACAATATCCCCACCCCTGTGAGCACTGAATTCTTTGCGCAGAGCGCCGACGCCCACATCGTGCTCGGCCATATCTCTTCGGAGGAGTATACCTGCGATACCCCGGACCGGAAGGAGAGGGACGTACTTTCAGCGAGCCGCCGTCTCGCCCGCGTGGTCTGCGCAGACCTCGACGAGATCGGGATGGACGGGGCTTATCAGGTGGCGCTATCATTCTGGGAGGAACAAAAACGCCGGATTAGGGAAGGAATTCTCGCAGCGGGAGGCGATCCGGAGAACGGGGAGAGTACCCCGGTGCTGTATGCGGGGATCGGATCCCGGCTGCTCCTTCGCCAGTGGGGAGGGATCGATCTCGCCGGTGTTATCGGGAGCTATGCCGACGCCCTTCCCGCGTACGCAGTCCGGGAGGTGGCGTTACGAGACCGTATATTTTAG
- the surE gene encoding 5'/3'-nucleotidase SurE codes for MRKRILLTNDDGINSIGLWAAYEALAPLGDVWVVAPATQQSAVGRSISIFEPIRVNEVQMNGVRAYAVGGKPTDSVIIGLYAKKLDPDLVVSGINIGENLSFESIMTSGTVGAALEASNQGAPAIAFSLQVEDQGDKFDDPRHHAQSFDDAKKVVQDICRTFLSRPFPAGADVINVNIPSVVKGGYEVTRLARKLFVTGVEERSDPRGRPYFWINGPLIEDAEEGTDVHAIRKGNVSVTPITLDCTAFSADNELRECFRAGKK; via the coding sequence ATGAGAAAAAGGATCCTGCTCACCAACGACGACGGAATCAACTCCATCGGGCTCTGGGCCGCCTATGAGGCCCTTGCCCCCCTGGGGGACGTGTGGGTGGTCGCTCCCGCCACCCAGCAGAGCGCGGTGGGGAGGTCCATCTCCATTTTCGAACCCATCAGGGTCAACGAGGTGCAGATGAACGGGGTCCGCGCCTATGCCGTGGGCGGGAAACCCACCGATTCGGTGATTATTGGTCTCTACGCAAAAAAACTCGATCCGGACCTGGTCGTGAGCGGGATCAACATCGGGGAGAACCTCTCGTTCGAGTCGATCATGACTTCAGGTACGGTGGGGGCTGCGCTCGAGGCCTCCAACCAGGGGGCCCCCGCCATCGCGTTCTCGCTCCAGGTGGAGGACCAGGGAGACAAGTTCGACGATCCCCGCCACCATGCCCAGAGTTTTGACGATGCAAAGAAGGTGGTGCAGGATATCTGTCGCACGTTCCTCTCCCGCCCGTTCCCCGCGGGCGCCGACGTGATCAACGTGAATATCCCCTCGGTGGTGAAGGGGGGCTACGAGGTCACCAGGCTTGCGAGAAAACTCTTCGTGACCGGGGTCGAGGAGCGCTCAGACCCCCGGGGGAGGCCGTATTTCTGGATAAACGGTCCCCTCATCGAGGACGCGGAGGAAGGGACCGACGTGCACGCCATTCGGAAAGGCAATGTCTCGGTCACCCCGATCACCCTCGACTGCACCGCGTTCTCCGCGGATAACGAGCTCCGGGAGTGTTTCCGGGCCGGGAAAAAATAA
- the truD gene encoding tRNA pseudouridine(13) synthase TruD, whose translation MRESTHPLECSLGMHYYASDTPGLGGRLRASAQDFIVEEVPCLVGEEGPYLICRLTKKDWELQRAVKELAKRLGISHRRIGWAGTKDRRALTSQLISLYDITPEQVARVDVKDMRLEVVGRSRTGLTLGSLEGNRFRINIRDIEKPDPEAEVAEVTEACRRGIPNYFGVQRFGVIRPLTHLVGEAILRGDYEAAVCCYAGRAFPDEPLEVQEARRAFLETRDPVATLRAFPVPLTYERSMLHHLVSSPGDYRGALLVLAPKLRSMFVSAFQSWLFNMTLSSRLREGRGLTDPVPGDRLVFVNGKEDRVTPAGVAAARVQVARGRCRIGIFMPGSLTFVPEGPDDETMAGLLAQHGITSASFDRASEYVGTYFNGAIRPISLAADVEARFEEGNLALSFTLPPGHYATTVCREYMKADPLKMV comes from the coding sequence ATGAGAGAGAGCACCCATCCCCTGGAATGTTCCCTGGGGATGCATTACTACGCGAGCGATACCCCCGGTCTCGGGGGGCGACTCCGCGCCTCGGCGCAGGACTTCATCGTGGAGGAGGTCCCCTGCCTGGTAGGAGAGGAGGGGCCGTACCTGATCTGCCGCCTGACCAAGAAGGACTGGGAGCTCCAGCGGGCGGTGAAGGAACTCGCGAAGCGGCTGGGAATCTCGCACCGGCGGATCGGCTGGGCGGGGACCAAGGACCGCAGGGCCCTGACCAGCCAGCTCATCTCCCTGTACGACATCACCCCCGAACAGGTGGCGAGGGTTGACGTGAAAGACATGCGGCTCGAGGTGGTGGGGCGCTCCCGGACGGGGCTTACCCTGGGCTCGCTCGAGGGGAACAGGTTCAGGATCAATATACGGGATATCGAAAAACCTGACCCGGAGGCCGAGGTTGCCGAAGTGACGGAGGCCTGCAGGCGCGGGATCCCCAACTACTTCGGCGTGCAGCGGTTCGGGGTGATCAGGCCCCTCACCCACCTGGTAGGGGAGGCCATCCTCCGGGGAGATTACGAGGCAGCGGTATGCTGTTACGCGGGCCGGGCCTTCCCGGACGAACCCCTCGAAGTACAGGAGGCCCGCCGTGCCTTTCTCGAGACAAGGGACCCTGTCGCCACCCTCCGTGCATTCCCGGTCCCCCTTACCTACGAACGATCGATGCTCCACCACCTTGTCTCAAGCCCTGGCGATTACCGGGGAGCGCTGCTGGTGCTCGCACCCAAGCTCCGGTCCATGTTCGTCTCGGCGTTCCAGTCCTGGCTCTTCAACATGACCCTCTCGTCGCGGCTCCGGGAAGGGCGAGGACTCACAGACCCGGTGCCCGGCGACCGGCTGGTCTTCGTCAACGGGAAGGAGGACCGGGTCACCCCTGCGGGTGTCGCTGCCGCGAGAGTCCAGGTCGCCCGGGGGAGGTGCCGGATCGGGATCTTCATGCCCGGTTCCCTCACGTTCGTTCCCGAAGGGCCGGACGACGAGACGATGGCCGGGCTCCTCGCACAGCACGGCATCACTTCTGCCAGTTTCGACCGGGCATCCGAATACGTGGGCACCTATTTCAACGGTGCCATCAGGCCCATATCCCTGGCTGCGGACGTCGAGGCACGCTTCGAGGAGGGAAACCTCGCCCTCTCGTTCACCCTTCCTCCCGGCCACTATGCCACTACAGTCTGCCGGGAGTACATGAAGGCGGACCCGTTGAAGATGGTGTGA
- a CDS encoding RibD family protein has product MMSEITVDGKLTLKKGSSSKILMKYMDHATEILLHETRARYDAIMVGSNTIRIDNSYLTVRYVEGKSPLRVIPCSRADISLDANVLGTDAPTLIAVSEDAPEDRVRKIREKGVNVARVGKHQVDLPALMRLLKKEYHIGSLMIEGGPTLNWHMLHHRLVDEIRLIHLPFIVGGSDTPSLVGGMHIESEDEMIRLQLKKHYMAGTNLVTEYDVLYPGMQ; this is encoded by the coding sequence ATGATGTCCGAGATCACGGTGGACGGGAAGCTTACCCTGAAAAAAGGATCCTCCTCCAAGATCCTGATGAAATACATGGATCATGCGACCGAGATCCTGCTTCACGAGACCAGGGCCAGATACGACGCAATCATGGTAGGGTCGAATACCATACGGATCGACAACTCCTATCTTACCGTACGATACGTGGAGGGAAAGAGTCCGCTACGGGTGATCCCCTGCAGCAGGGCCGACATTTCGCTCGATGCGAACGTGCTGGGAACCGATGCCCCCACCCTGATCGCGGTCTCCGAGGACGCCCCCGAGGATCGGGTAAGGAAGATCAGGGAGAAGGGGGTGAACGTCGCCCGGGTGGGGAAACACCAGGTCGACCTCCCCGCGCTCATGCGCCTCCTCAAAAAGGAGTACCATATCGGGAGCCTGATGATAGAAGGGGGGCCCACCCTGAACTGGCACATGCTCCACCATCGCCTGGTGGACGAGATACGCCTGATCCACCTGCCTTTCATTGTCGGAGGGTCGGATACCCCGTCGCTGGTAGGCGGGATGCACATCGAGTCGGAGGACGAGATGATCCGGCTGCAGTTAAAGAAGCATTATATGGCGGGGACCAACCTGGTCACCGAATACGATGTCCTGTATCCCGGGATGCAGTGA
- a CDS encoding transcription factor S, with translation MFCPECKSLMISSAGQLKCRKCGYIRKIESSDQMKKTHRRSEKEMVIVEDEEQARTLPTISTKCPKCEHNEAFWWLRQLRAADESEVRFFRCTACGHTWREYD, from the coding sequence ATGTTCTGCCCTGAATGCAAAAGCCTCATGATCTCCTCGGCCGGCCAGCTCAAATGCAGGAAATGCGGGTACATCAGGAAGATCGAATCCTCCGATCAGATGAAAAAGACCCACAGAAGAAGCGAGAAGGAGATGGTCATCGTGGAAGACGAGGAACAGGCAAGAACCCTTCCCACTATCTCGACCAAGTGTCCCAAGTGCGAGCACAACGAGGCATTCTGGTGGCTCCGCCAGCTCCGTGCCGCCGATGAGAGCGAGGTCAGGTTCTTTCGGTGTACCGCGTGCGGCCACACCTGGAGAGAATACGATTAA
- a CDS encoding CDP-alcohol phosphatidyltransferase family protein — MNITALRPRLVGYLEPVAGAFVRVGITPNQISLLSLLFGILCAYFFAIGMFPLGSLMLIISALLDLIDGSVARMTSRTTKFGAVFDWIVDKYVDALVLLGVGLSGVAIVSRFYPVSPMADFALVAAAIIGSLMNTFIKPVVYAEIGYQERVDGKIEDPLEGVGFFGRPETFLVLVIGGLAGYIWVSVLIIAICTNLSALQRIGYLYRRLS; from the coding sequence ATGAATATAACCGCGCTCCGCCCCAGGCTTGTAGGCTATCTCGAGCCGGTGGCAGGCGCGTTCGTCAGGGTGGGCATCACTCCCAACCAGATATCCCTTCTCTCGCTTCTGTTCGGGATACTCTGTGCGTATTTTTTTGCCATCGGGATGTTCCCGCTGGGGAGCCTGATGCTGATCATCTCCGCGTTGCTCGACCTGATCGACGGGAGCGTGGCCCGGATGACTTCCAGGACCACCAAGTTCGGGGCGGTCTTCGACTGGATCGTGGACAAGTACGTCGACGCCCTGGTGTTGCTGGGAGTCGGCCTCTCGGGGGTCGCCATCGTCTCCCGGTTTTATCCTGTCAGCCCTATGGCAGACTTCGCGCTTGTCGCCGCGGCGATAATCGGCTCCCTGATGAACACTTTCATCAAGCCGGTTGTCTATGCCGAGATCGGCTACCAGGAGCGGGTCGACGGGAAGATCGAGGACCCTCTCGAGGGGGTGGGGTTCTTCGGGCGTCCCGAGACGTTCCTGGTACTGGTAATCGGAGGGCTTGCCGGCTACATCTGGGTCTCGGTCCTCATCATCGCGATCTGCACAAACCTCTCCGCCCTGCAGCGGATCGGCTACCTCTACCGGCGGCTCTCGTGA
- the acs gene encoding acetate--CoA ligase, translating into MVEEHTVMTGTRTYLPDPSIRDQATMQEIETRHREFRDDPGAFWDRVAGELEWSRPYAKVREWNHPHARWFIDGRTNITRNCLDRHVNNGRRNKVALIWKGEDDEERVFTYRQLAREVCRLANGLKSLGVGKGDRVCIYMPVVPEQVISMLACARIGAIHTVVFGGFGAGALNHRIVSAGAKVVITADMTLRRGKRIPLKSVVEEAVVEAPSVEHVIVLRRDLEQPVEIHAEIEVDYYGLIGGMARDCTAEEMDSADPLFILFTSGTTGAPKGIVHSCGGYMVGAYYTTKNVLDLKENDVYWCTADPGWITGHTYVVYGPLLAGGTVFLTEATPDFPDPGGWWRMVQEFGVTILYTAPTAIRMFMRFGDDWPNRCDLSSLRVLASVGEPLNPEAFEWFYRLIGKEKLPVVDTWWQTETGMHMITTLVGEPMKPGFAGKPIPGVVADVVDKAGNSVPPGTAGALVIREPWPSMMCGVYQNEERYRQYWSTIGTCYTAGDMAVKDKDGYFMIIGRSDDLIIVAGHNIGTAEVESALTSHKAVAEAAVIGKPDPVKANIIKAFVILRQGNVPGEKLKNEILHQVRMNLGPVAMPSEIEFVDSLPKTRSGKIMRRLLKAKEMGIDPGDISTLED; encoded by the coding sequence ATGGTGGAAGAACATACTGTGATGACCGGGACCAGGACCTATCTGCCTGACCCGTCGATACGCGATCAGGCTACGATGCAGGAGATCGAGACAAGGCACCGGGAGTTCCGGGACGACCCAGGGGCGTTCTGGGACCGGGTCGCCGGCGAGCTCGAGTGGTCCCGCCCTTACGCAAAAGTCAGGGAATGGAACCACCCGCATGCCCGCTGGTTCATCGACGGCCGGACGAACATCACCCGTAACTGCCTGGACCGGCACGTCAACAACGGGAGGAGGAACAAGGTCGCCCTGATCTGGAAAGGGGAGGACGACGAGGAACGCGTCTTCACCTACCGGCAACTCGCCCGCGAGGTCTGCAGGCTGGCCAACGGGCTGAAGAGCCTGGGAGTAGGGAAAGGCGACCGGGTCTGCATCTATATGCCGGTGGTCCCGGAGCAGGTAATATCCATGCTCGCCTGCGCACGGATCGGTGCGATCCACACGGTGGTATTCGGGGGGTTCGGTGCCGGGGCACTGAACCACCGTATCGTAAGCGCCGGCGCGAAAGTGGTGATCACCGCGGACATGACGCTCCGCCGGGGGAAGAGGATCCCCTTAAAGAGCGTGGTGGAAGAGGCGGTGGTCGAGGCGCCTTCCGTGGAGCACGTGATCGTGCTCAGGCGAGACCTGGAGCAACCGGTGGAGATCCACGCAGAGATTGAGGTCGACTATTACGGCCTGATCGGGGGCATGGCACGGGATTGCACCGCCGAGGAGATGGACTCCGCGGACCCCCTGTTCATCCTCTTCACCAGCGGGACGACGGGGGCCCCGAAGGGGATTGTCCATTCCTGCGGAGGCTATATGGTGGGGGCGTACTACACCACGAAAAACGTCCTGGACCTCAAGGAGAACGATGTCTACTGGTGTACCGCGGACCCCGGGTGGATCACCGGCCACACGTACGTGGTATACGGCCCGCTCCTCGCCGGGGGGACCGTGTTCCTCACCGAGGCCACCCCGGATTTTCCCGATCCCGGGGGATGGTGGCGCATGGTCCAGGAGTTCGGGGTCACCATCCTCTATACCGCTCCCACCGCCATCAGGATGTTCATGCGGTTCGGCGACGACTGGCCGAACCGGTGCGATCTCTCCTCGCTCCGCGTCCTGGCCTCGGTAGGGGAACCACTCAACCCCGAGGCATTCGAATGGTTCTACCGGTTGATAGGAAAAGAGAAGCTCCCGGTGGTGGACACCTGGTGGCAGACCGAGACCGGGATGCACATGATCACCACCCTCGTCGGGGAGCCTATGAAACCGGGCTTTGCCGGTAAACCCATCCCCGGTGTGGTCGCCGACGTGGTGGACAAGGCGGGCAACTCCGTGCCACCCGGCACCGCAGGTGCCCTGGTAATCCGGGAGCCCTGGCCTTCCATGATGTGCGGGGTATACCAGAACGAGGAGCGTTACCGGCAGTACTGGTCCACTATCGGCACCTGCTATACCGCAGGGGATATGGCGGTAAAGGACAAGGACGGGTATTTCATGATCATCGGGCGGTCGGACGACCTGATCATCGTGGCCGGGCATAACATCGGGACGGCGGAGGTGGAAAGTGCGCTCACCTCCCACAAAGCGGTGGCCGAGGCTGCGGTCATCGGAAAGCCCGATCCGGTCAAGGCGAACATCATCAAGGCGTTTGTGATCCTGCGCCAGGGAAACGTCCCCGGGGAGAAACTTAAAAATGAGATCCTTCACCAGGTACGGATGAACCTCGGGCCTGTCGCCATGCCTTCGGAGATAGAGTTCGTGGATAGTCTTCCGAAGACGAGGAGCGGAAAAATTATGCGAAGATTGCTGAAAGCAAAGGAAATGGGGATAGATCCGGGGGATATCTCGACCCTGGAGGACTAA